One window of Populus nigra chromosome 5, ddPopNigr1.1, whole genome shotgun sequence genomic DNA carries:
- the LOC133694344 gene encoding uncharacterized protein LOC133694344, whose protein sequence is MARFRFTVNEKRSTGASQQQEQEQQQKEGHQRQQQAHSESDNNTCLRRPMLPPVLALPAFEDSNSEDNGEELQEERNRLIQRYSGGELQFLIDWLILYLILDP, encoded by the exons ATGGCTAGATTTAGGTTCACCGTTAATGAGAAGAGAAGCACGGGAGCTTCTCAACAACAGGAGCAAGAGCAGCAGCAAAAGGAGGGACATCAGCGGCAGCAGCAAGCACACAGCGAATCTGACAACAATACGTGTTTGAGACGCCCTATGCTTCCTCCTGTTCTTGCCTTGCCTGCATTTGAAGACAGTAACAG CGAAGATAATGGAGAAGAATTGCAAGAG GAAAGGAACCGACTCATTCAACGATATTCTGGCGGGGAGCTACAATTCCTCATTGACTGGTTAATTCTCTATTTAATTCTCGATCCATAg
- the LOC133694168 gene encoding uncharacterized protein LOC133694168 → MGGAEEEKQANEMPKSNPITQAQFLLWKRQKEADSSARKAEAARKREEDIAAGTVQMNGRELFLHEPWVFDNTQY, encoded by the exons atgggcGGCGCAGAAGAAGAGAAGCAAGCAAACGAGATGCCAAAGTCTAATCCAATAACACAGGCCCAGTTCCTCCTCTGGAAACGCCAAAAG gaaGCAGATTCCTCAGCTAGAAAAGCTGAAGCTGCTAGGAAACGTGAAGAAGATATAGCTGCAGGAACAGTACAAATGAATGGCCGGGAACTCTTCTTGCACGAACCTTGGGTGTTTGATAACACTCAGTATTGA